The following proteins are encoded in a genomic region of Pyrus communis chromosome 11, drPyrComm1.1, whole genome shotgun sequence:
- the LOC137749458 gene encoding probable 2-oxoglutarate-dependent dioxygenase AOP1.2, whose product MGSEVEQKLPVLDFSKEALKPGTNSWLLACKDVQRALEEFGCFVVLYDKISDEFRNAFVGSLEELFNLPTETKMTNKYEKPLNGYVGQIPKLPLHESMGIDCATNFEETQKFTKLMWPAGNDKFCERAYAFANVAEELDQMVARMIFESYGVEKYYDSYVGSISYLLRILQNRPPKENEHNLGFVAHTDKSFTTVLYQNNQVNALEVETRNHEWIKVEFPPSSFIVMAGDALMAWSNDRILSPNHRVIMSGNETRYSLAQFAFSDGEIHVPEELGNEERPLRYKSFDHPGLLRFFRSQDGYISNSAIKAYCGI is encoded by the exons ATGGGTTCTGAAGTTGAGCAAAAGCTTCCTGTCCTAGATTTCTCCAAGGAAGCTCTGAAGCCAGGGACCAACTCATGGCTCTTGGCATGCAAAGATGTTCAACGAGCACTTGAAGAGTTTGGGTGTTTTGTAGTGTTGTATGACAAAATCTCCGATGAATTTCGCAATGCTTTCGTTGGTTCCCTTGAAGAACTATTTAATCTCCCTACCGAGACCAAAATGACAAACAAATATGAAAAGCCCTTAAATGGCTATGTGGGACAAATTCCCAAACTCCCTCTCCATGAAAGCATGGGCATCGACTGTGCAACCAATTTTGAGGAGACTCAAAAATTCACAAAGCTTATGTGGCCTGCTGGAAATgataaattttg TGAAAGAGCATATGCGTTTGCAAATGTGGCGGAGGAGTTGGATCAAATGGTGGCTAGAATGATATTTGAGAGCTATGGTGTGGAGAAGTATTATGACTCATATGTTGGATCGATCTCTTACCTTCTTCGGATCTTGCAAAATAGACCACCCAAAGAAAATGAGCACAATCTTGGCTTCGTCGCTCATACTGACAAGAGCTTCACAACCGTACTTTATCAGAATAATCAGGTCAATGCTCTGGAGGTTGAAACAAGGAACCACGAATGGATTAAAGTAGAGTTTCCACCTTCATCCTTCATAGTCATGGCGGGTGATGCCCTAATG GCATGGAGCAATGACAGGATATTATCTCCTAATCATCGAGTTATTATGAGTGGGAATGAAACAAGATACTCGTTGGCACAGTTTGCATTTAGCGATGGCGAGATACATGTACCCGAAGAGCTTGGCAATGAAGAACGCCCATTACGCTACAAGTCATTTGATCATCCTGGACTACTACGTTTCTTTCGCTCTCAAGATGGTTATATTTCAAACAGTGCTATAAAAGCCTACTGTGGTATTTGA